The genomic stretch CCGGGTCTGGCTGGTCGGCCGCACGAACCAGCTGGAGCGCACCTTCAAGGTCTCCCCGGGCAGCGTGGACCCGTCGCCGGGCACCTACTGGGTCACGTCCCGCTCGAACGCGATCACCGGCACCGACGGCACCCCCATCGAGCATGTCGTGCGGTTCACCGAGGTGGACGGGCTGGCGGTCGGCTTCAGCGCGGCGGTGGGCAGCGCGGTGCGCTCCGCGGGCGACCCGGTGGTGCGGACCGGGGGGATCCGGGAGACGCGGGTGGACGGCGAGGCGATGTGGGACTTCGCGACGATCGGGGTGCGGGTGATGGTGATCCGTTAAGCGGCTTCGCGGGGGTGCCGTGCGGGGTCGCCGGTCGGGTGCGGCGCCGTTGCGGCGGGTCGCGCCCCCGCATGTTCGACACCGTCCCGCGCTTCTTCGGGGCGCTGCGGGGGCCGGGAAACCGCCTCCGCCGCCGCGCACGCCGCCAGCAGGTCGCGCATGGAGACGCCGGTGGGGCTGGGTGCGGGCATGGGCGCCTCCTGTGGTGCGGGGGCGGGAGTAGTTAGGTACGCCTAACTACCGACTGGATACCATGTGACCACGCACGGGACGTCCTGCGCAATATGTTGCCGACGGCCTGTCGGAATCTTGATTCGGATACCTGATGCGGAATCTTGATACCGGCATACCGGAATCTTGATACGGCGGCAGCGCTCAGGCGGTGAGCGACTCCAGGCCGGCCTCGGCCCAGCGCTCCCCCAGCCCGCTGAGCGTCACGTGCCGTACCTCGTCCGTGGTGTCCCCGACGGCGCGGTGGATGACGACCTGGAGGCGGTCCTCGGTCAGTTCCTCGACCTTGCCCTCGCCCCACTCCACGACGATCACCGACTCGGGCAGCGAGACATCGAGGTCCAGGTCCTCCATCTCGTCCAGCCCGCCGCCGAGCCGGTAGGCGTCGACGTGCACGAGGGGCGGGCCGTCGCCGAGGGAGGGGTGCACCCGGGCGATCACGAAGGTCGGCGAGGTGACCGCGCCGCGCACGCCGAGGCCCTCGCCGAGCCCGCGGGTCAGCGTGGTCTTGCCTGCGCCCAGCTCACCGCTGAGCATCACCAGGTCGCCCGCGCGCAGCAGCTTGGCCAGCGTGCGGCCCAGCTCGCGCATCTGCTCGGGCGAGGTGATCGTCAGCCGGGTCTCAGCGGGGTCCTGCGGTGCTGCTGGTGCTTCCATAGCCCATAACCGTAGCCCCTGCGGGCACGGCACCCGCGCGAGTGAGCAGGTCGGCGAGGCGGTCGGTGACCACTTCGGGGTGTTCCAGCATCACCAGGTGCCCCGCGTCCGGGACGAGCACCAGCTCGGCGTCGGGCAACAGGTCGGCTATGGCCTCGCTGTGCTCGCTGGGCGTGACCAGGTCCCGGACGCCGGCCAGCACCAGCACCGGCATGTCCCGGAAGCAGGCGAGCGCCTCGGTCTTGTCGTGGTCGGTGAAGGCCGGGTAGAACTCGGCGACCACGTCGATCGGCGTGGACTCGATCATCCGCTCGGCGAACCGCTCGACGGCCGGGTCGACGTCCCGGCCCGCGAACGAGTACCGCTTGATGATCCCGGCGAACAGATCGGCGGTGGCCCGGCGGCCCTTCTCGACCAGCTCCGCCTGCTGTCCGAGCGCCTTCAGCACGCCGGGCAGGATCCGGCGCACCGCGTTGACGCCGGCCAGCGGCAGCCCGAAGTTGACCTCGCCGAGCCGTCCGGACGACGTACCGACCAAGGCGGTGGCGACGACCCGGTCCCGGATCAGCTCGGGGTACTGGGCGGCGAGGGCCATCATGGTCATGCCGCCCATCGAGTGCCCGACCAGCACGATCGGCCCGTCCGGTACGGCGGCGTCGAGGACGGCCTTCAGATCGCGGCCGAGCTGGTCGATGGTGACCGGCACCCGGTCCCGGGTCTGGGCCATGCCCCGCCCGGACCGGCCGTGGCTGCGCTGGTCCCAGTGCACGGTCCGGACGACCCCGCGCAGGGCGGCCCGCTGGAAGTGCCAGGAGTCCTGGTTGAGGCAGTAGCCGTGGCTGAAGACGACGGTGACCGGGGCGGGCGCCTTACGGCCGAACAGCCTCCGCCTGCGCGGGGAGACGTTCGGGCCCGGGTCGGGCTCGGCATCGTCGACCTCGTAGTACAGCTCGGTGCCGTCGTCGGCCTGCGCCTTGCCCGGGGTGCCGCGCAGGGTGCCGTAGGGGCCCGCGGAGTCCAGTGCCAGCCGGGCCTTTCTGCGCATGCCCCGGCCCACCGTCATCCGCTCGATGGCGACGCCGGCCGCCGCGCCCGCGGCGAGCACGCCTATCGCGGTACCGGCGATGCCGGTCGCCCTGCGCCAGCTGCCGGCCGCCCCCGCGGCGGAGGCGGCGGCCGCCGAGGCGACGACGTCCGCCACGACCTCCGCACTGCTCTCGCTCACGTACCGCTCCTCTTCGCCGTACTGCAGTTCCCCTGGGTTTCGCCTGGGTGGTGAAACGGATGAATCCGATGGTGCCGGGTGCAACGGGCGTCGCAGGTGGGTCTGCGACGGGTGTCACAGGTGAGCCGGGTCGCTCTCGAACGGCTTACCCGAGTTCTTTCCCGTTCACATAGACGCGAGGAACCCGGGTCCCGATGCGTGTGACGATTTCGTACGCGATCGTGCCGCAGGCCTGCGCCCAGTCCTCGGCGGTGGGCTCACCGCGGTCGCCGGGCCCGAACAGCACGGCCTCGCTTCCCACCGCGGGCTCGTCCCCGCCGAGGTCCACCACGAACTGGTCCATCGCGACCCGCCCGGCGACCGTCCGCCACTTGCCGTCGACCAGCACCGGGCCGGTGCCGGAGGCGTGCCGCGGGATGCCGTCCGCGTAGCCGACCGGGACGAGACCGAGGGTGGTCTCGCCGGGTGTGACGTAGTGGTGGCCGTAGCTGACGCCGTGGCCGCGCGGGGCGCGCTTGACCAGGGCCAGCGAGGCGCGGAGCGTCATCACCGGGCGCAGCCCGAAGTCGGCCGGCGTGCCCAGCTCGGGGCTGGGCGAGATGCCGTACATGGCGATGCCGGTGCGGACGAGGTCGAAGTGGGTCTCGGGGAGGGTGAGTGCGGCGGGCGAGTTGGCGATGTGCCGCACCTCGGGCCGCACGCCCTGCTCCTCGGCGTACGCCAGCATCTCCCGGAAACGCTCCAGCTGGGCGGCGATGGAGGGATGCCCGGGCTCGTCGGCGCAGGCGAAGTGCGACCACAGCCCGGTGATCCGGACCAGCCCCTCGGCCTCGGCGCGCAGGGCCGCGGCGACCAGTTCCGCCCAGTCGGGGCCGGGCTGGCAGCCGTTGCGGCCGAGCCCGGTGTCCGCCTTGAGCTGCACCCGCGCGACGCGGCCGGCCTCGCGGGCCGCAGCGACGGCCTCCCGCAGGGCCCACATCCCGCTCAGGGACATGTCGAGGCCGGCCTCGATCGCCTGCCGCCAGGGGCCGCCCGGCACCCACAGCCAGCACAGGATCCGGCCCGGCAGCCCGGCCGCGCGCAGTGCCAGGGCTTCCTCGGGGGTGGCGGTGCCGAGCCAGGTCGCGCCCGCGGCGAGGGCCGCGCGGGCGCACGGCACGGCCCCATGGCCGTAGCCGTCGGACTTGACCACGGCCATCAGGGCCGCGCCGGGCGTACGGGCGCGCAGGGCGCGCACATTGGCCCGCAGGGCGCCCAGATCGATCTCGGCGCGGGCGCGCAGGGGGGCGGTCGGCACAGTCGCAGTCTCACTCATCGCGCCCCCAGTCTCTCAGAGGGCCCCGCGGGCCCCGGTCGCAGTCTCAGCTACCCGGCCGCTTCCCCCACACGTAGACGTGGTCGCCCTTCTTCAGCACGTCCCACAGCTTGCGCGCGTCCTTGAGCTTCATGTTGACGCAGCCGTAGGAGCCGACCGTGGTGTAGATGCTGCCGTAGACGGCGTGGAATGCCTCGCCGCCGTCGAAGAACTGGGCGTACGGCATGGGCTCGTCGTACAGGGTCGACACGTGGTTCTTGTGCCGCCAGTAGACGGTGTGCCAGCCCTTGCGGGTGAGATGCCCCGTGCGCCCGCTCCGCATGGGCACCGGCCCGAACACCACCTTGGAGTCCTCCTGGACCCAGGTGAGCTGGCGGTCCAGATCGACACAGGCGACCTTGTACGACCGGACGGGACACTTCTTGGCGGCGTTCGGGTCCTTCTTCGCCCCGATGAGCATCATCGTCGACCAGGTGATGGGCCCGGCGAACCCGCTGGCGGGCTTGATCTTGTGCTTGGTCTGGAAGGCACGGATCGCCTCGCAGTCGGCGGCCGACTGCTTTCCGTCGGCCTTCAGCTTCAGCCAGCGCTCCACCTGCCGCTGATAGGGCCCGGTCTTCTTGCTGCAGCTCACCTTGGAGACGGCGTCGTCGAGCGGCACGTACTCGATGAGGTCGTACGCCCCCGGCGCCGCTTCCTTCGGCTCCACGGCGTCCTCCGCCTCGGTCGGCGTGTACACCGTCGGCGGCAACGCCTCATCGGGCGTGTCGATCTGCCAGGGCTGACCGGGCCCGGGAGCGACACCGGGGACCAGGTCGAGTTCGGGGGCGGGGGCGGGGGCGGGCGGCGCGGGAGCGCCGGCCGCTGCGTTTGCGGTCGAGGGCAGGGCTGTCACAGCGGCGAGCAGCACCGCGGCGGCCCGGGACGCGATTCGTCTGCTGATCATGCAATCAGCCAAACGTGCGGCTCCGCCGGATCAGTGGTGCCGCGCGGGACAGTCACCCGAGGGGTGCAGTCGTTCGCCTGCGGCGCCGTCGTGGCTGGTCGTGCCCGCGCGGCGGAGCCGCATATCGGCACAGCCCCGCGCCCCTTGGGGAACTGCAGTGCCGTCGGCTCAGTCGTGCACGTCCCTCCACGCCTGAGGGATCCGCGCGGCCACGTCATGCGCCCCCACCGGCGCCCCGTCCGCCGCGAACCGCCCGGCCAGCCCGTGCAGATACGCCGCCACGCTCCCCGCGTCCCGCGCCGGCAGCCCCGCCGCCAGCAAGGACCCCGCGAGCCCCGACAACACGTCCCCGCTCCCCGCCGTAGCCAGCCAAGGGGTCCCCGTGGCGTTGACCCGCACGGCCCCGCCCCCCGCGTCGGCGACCAGCGTCGTGGACCCCTTCAGCAGCACCGTCGCCCGGTACACCGCCGCCAGCTCCCGCACCGCGGCCAGCCGGGCCTGTTCGACCTCCTCCCGCCGCACTCCCAGCAGCGCGGCCGCCTCCCCGGCATGAGGGGTCATCAGCGTCGGTGCCGTACGCCCGCGCACCGCGTCCCGCTCGGCGAGCCGCAGCCCGTCCGCGTCGAGGAGCACCGGCACGTCCGTGTCCAGCACCTCGGCCACGGTCACCGCGTCGTCCCCGGCGCCCGGTCCGGCCACCCAGGCCTGTACGCGCCCCGCCTTCGCCGGTCCCCGATCGGACACGAGGGTCTCCGGGAAGCGGGCGATGACCGCCTCCGCGGCGGGCCCGACGTACCGTACGGCCCCGGCCCCGCCGCGCAGCGCCCCGGAGACGGCGAGCACGGCGGCGCCCGGATAGCGCGCGGATCCGGCGGCGATGCCCACGACTCCGCGCCGGTACTTGTCGCTCTCCGCGGCCGGCACGGGCAACAGCCGTGCCACGTCGGCGTGTTGGAGGGCCTGCAGCTCACCCTCGGCGGGCAGTTCCAGACCGATGCCGACGAGCCGGACGACCCCGGCGTACTCCCGCGCCGGGTCGATCAGCAGTCCGGGCTTGTAGGTGCCGAAGGTGACGGTGAGGTCGGCCCGGATCGCGGCGCCCCGCACCTGACCGGTGTCGGCCTCGATCCCGCTGGGCAGGTCCACGGCGACCACGGCGGCACGGGACCGTGCCACGACCCCGGCCAAGGCCTCGGCCTCGGGTCGCAGCCCGCCCTTGCCACCGATCCCGACGATCCCGTCCACGACGAGATCAGCCGACTCGATGAGCCCCTCGGCGGAATCGGCCGGGGCAGGGCCGACCGTGCCGCCCGCCCGGCGCAGCGCGCCCAGCCCTCCGGCGTGCGCCCGCTCCGGCGCGAGCAGTACGGCCGTGACCCCGGCCCCCCGACGCGCCAGCCGCGCCCCCGCGTACAGCGCGTCACCGCCGTTGTCGCCGCTGCCGACGAGCAGCACCACCCGGCTGCCGTACACCCGGCCGAGCAACTCGGCGCAGGCGGCGGCCAGCCCCGCCGCGGCCCGTTGCATCAGCGCGCCCTCCGGCAGCCGTGCCATCAGGGCCCGTTCGGCCGCCCGCACCGTCTCCACGCTGTACGCACTACGCATGGCACCGAGTCTGCCCCGTACCCCCCACCGCCCACACCCCGAGCGCTCAGCCCTCGGCCACCACCACGGCCGAGGCGATCCCCGCGTCATGGCTGAGTGAGACGTGCCAGGACCGTACGCCCAGTTCGGCAGCCCGGGCGGCCACGGTGCCCGTCACCCGCAGGCGCGGCTGTCCGCTGTCCTCGACGAGCACCTCGGCGTCGGTCCAGTGCAGGCCGGGCGGTGCGCCCAAGGCCTTCGCCAGCGCCTCCTTGGCCGCGAACCGGGCCGCGAGCGAGGCGATCCCGCGCCGCTCCCCGCTGGGCAGCAACAGCTCCCGCTCCACGAACAGCCGCTCGGCCATGCCGGGCGTCCGCTCCAACGACGCGCGAAACCGGTCGATCTCGGCGACGTCGATCCCCACTCCGATGATGCTCATGCCGGGCAGCCTACGGTCGCTTCCCGTCCGCCTGCCGAAATCCCGCTGCCGGACCCGGCACGTGCCGTCTACGCTCCGTCCATGACGTCCCAGGCCTACCTCTCCGACCTGTTCTCGCTGGACGGCCGTGTCGCCGTGGTGACCGGAGGCAGCTCCGGCATCGGCCGGGCCATCGCCGGAGCGCTCGCGCGGGCCGGCGCGAGGGTGGTGGTCGTGGCCCGCGGCAAGGAACAACTGGAGCAAACCGTCGGCGAGTTGACCGGCGCCGGTTGCACGGCCGCGTGGGTCGCGGGCGATCTCGGCACGCGTGACGGCGTGCGCGCGGCGGCCGAGGAGGCGGCCGGTGTCTTCGGCGAGCCCGACATCCTCGTCAACTCCGCGGGGATCAACCTGCGGCCGCCGCTGGGCGAGCTGGGCGAGGACGTGTGGGACACCACCATGGCCGTGAACCTGGAAGCCCCCTTCCTGCTGGGGCAGCGGTTCGGGCCCGGCATGGCGGAGCGCGGCTTCGGCCGGATCATCCACATCACCTCCCAGCAGGCCCACCGCGCGTTCGTGCAGAGCGGGGCCTACGGCGTCTCCAAGGGCGCGCTGGAGGCGCTGGCCCGTTCGCAGGCCGAGGCCTGGTCGCCGTACGGCGTCACCGTCAACACCCTGGTGCCGGGCTTCGTGATGACCCCGCTCAACCAGCGGCTGTCCAGTGACCCCCAGAAGGTGGCGGCGCTGGCCGCGCGCACGTTGACCGGCCGCAACGGCCTCGCCGAGGACTTCGAGGGCGCGGCCGTCTTTCTCGCCGGCCGCGCCTCCGCCTATGTCACCGGCCAGTCGATCTTCGTCGACGGCGGCTTCTCCGTGCACTGAGCCGGGTGCGGCCTACTCGACCGTCACCGACTTCGCCAGGTTGCGGGGCTGGTCCACGTCGTTGCCGCGGGCGGTGGCCAGCTCGCAGGCGAAGACCTGCAGCGGGACGGTCGCCACCAGCGGCTGCAGCAGGGTCGGGGTGGCCGGGATGCGGATCAGGTGGTCGGCGTAGGGGGCGACCGCCTCGTCGCCCTCCTCCGCGATCACGATGGTGCGCGCCCCGCGGGCCCTGATCTCCTGGATGTTGGAGACGATCTTGTCGTGCAGGACCGAGCGGCCGCGCGGGGACGGTACGACGATCACCACCGGCACGTCCTCCTCGATCAGCGCGATCGGGCCGTGCTTCAGCTCGCCCGCCGCGAAGCCCTCGGCGTGCATATAGGCGAGTTCCTTGAGCTTCAGGGCGCCTTCGAGGGCGACCGGGTAGCCCACGTGCCGGCCGAGGAACAGCACCGTGTTCTTCAAGGCCAGGGTCCGCGCGAGAGCCCGTACCGGCTCCATCGTCTCCAGGACCCGATCGACCTCCTCCGAGATCCGGGAGAGGTCCTTGATGACGGCCTGGATCTCGTCGCCCCACTTGGTGCCGCGCACCTGACCCAGGTACAAGGCCACCAGATAGCAGGCCACCAGCTGGGTCAGGAACGCCTTGGTGGAAGCCACGGCGACCTCCGGGCCCGCGTGGGTGTACAGCACCGCGTCCGACTCGCGCGGGATCGTCGAGCCGTTGGTGTTGCAGATGGCCAGCACCTTGGAGCCCTGCTCACGGGCGTGCCGCAGCGCCATCAGGGTGTCCATGGTCTCGCCGGACTGGGAGATGGCGATCACCAGGGAGCGGCCGTCCAGGATCGGGTCCCGGTAGCGGAACTCGCTGGCCAGCTCCACCTCGCACGGGATGCGCGTCCAGTGCTCGATGGCGTACTTGGCGATCAGGCCGGCGTGGAAGGCCGTACCGCAGGCGACGATGACGACCTTGTCGATCTCGCGCAGCTCGGACGGGGAGATGCGGACCTCGTCCAGGGTGAGCGAGCCGGACGGGTCGATCCGGCCCAGCAGTGTGTCGGCTACCGCCTTGGGCTGCTCGGCGATCTCCTTGAGCATGAAGTAGTCGTAGCCGCCCTTCTCGGCGGCGGAGGCGTCCCAGTCCACGTGGTAGCTGTGCACCTCGGCCGGGCGGCCGTCGAAGCCGGTCACCGTGACGCCGTCCCTGCGCAGCTCCACGACCTGGTCCTGGCCCAGTTCGATCGCCGAGCGGGTGTGGGCGATGAACGCGGCGACGTCGGACGCCAGGAACGCCTCGCCCTCGCCGACACCGACCACGAGCGGCGAGTTGCGGCGCGCACCCACGACCACATCCGGTTCGTCGGCGTGCACCGCGACCAG from Streptomyces roseochromogenus subsp. oscitans DS 12.976 encodes the following:
- a CDS encoding bifunctional ADP-dependent NAD(P)H-hydrate dehydratase/NAD(P)H-hydrate epimerase, giving the protein MRSAYSVETVRAAERALMARLPEGALMQRAAAGLAAACAELLGRVYGSRVVLLVGSGDNGGDALYAGARLARRGAGVTAVLLAPERAHAGGLGALRRAGGTVGPAPADSAEGLIESADLVVDGIVGIGGKGGLRPEAEALAGVVARSRAAVVAVDLPSGIEADTGQVRGAAIRADLTVTFGTYKPGLLIDPAREYAGVVRLVGIGLELPAEGELQALQHADVARLLPVPAAESDKYRRGVVGIAAGSARYPGAAVLAVSGALRGGAGAVRYVGPAAEAVIARFPETLVSDRGPAKAGRVQAWVAGPGAGDDAVTVAEVLDTDVPVLLDADGLRLAERDAVRGRTAPTLMTPHAGEAAALLGVRREEVEQARLAAVRELAAVYRATVLLKGSTTLVADAGGGAVRVNATGTPWLATAGSGDVLSGLAGSLLAAGLPARDAGSVAAYLHGLAGRFAADGAPVGAHDVAARIPQAWRDVHD
- the alr gene encoding alanine racemase, which encodes MSETATVPTAPLRARAEIDLGALRANVRALRARTPGAALMAVVKSDGYGHGAVPCARAALAAGATWLGTATPEEALALRAAGLPGRILCWLWVPGGPWRQAIEAGLDMSLSGMWALREAVAAAREAGRVARVQLKADTGLGRNGCQPGPDWAELVAAALRAEAEGLVRITGLWSHFACADEPGHPSIAAQLERFREMLAYAEEQGVRPEVRHIANSPAALTLPETHFDLVRTGIAMYGISPSPELGTPADFGLRPVMTLRASLALVKRAPRGHGVSYGHHYVTPGETTLGLVPVGYADGIPRHASGTGPVLVDGKWRTVAGRVAMDQFVVDLGGDEPAVGSEAVLFGPGDRGEPTAEDWAQACGTIAYEIVTRIGTRVPRVYVNGKELG
- a CDS encoding SDR family NAD(P)-dependent oxidoreductase, whose amino-acid sequence is MTSQAYLSDLFSLDGRVAVVTGGSSGIGRAIAGALARAGARVVVVARGKEQLEQTVGELTGAGCTAAWVAGDLGTRDGVRAAAEEAAGVFGEPDILVNSAGINLRPPLGELGEDVWDTTMAVNLEAPFLLGQRFGPGMAERGFGRIIHITSQQAHRAFVQSGAYGVSKGALEALARSQAEAWSPYGVTVNTLVPGFVMTPLNQRLSSDPQKVAALAARTLTGRNGLAEDFEGAAVFLAGRASAYVTGQSIFVDGGFSVH
- the tsaE gene encoding tRNA (adenosine(37)-N6)-threonylcarbamoyltransferase complex ATPase subunit type 1 TsaE, coding for MEAPAAPQDPAETRLTITSPEQMRELGRTLAKLLRAGDLVMLSGELGAGKTTLTRGLGEGLGVRGAVTSPTFVIARVHPSLGDGPPLVHVDAYRLGGGLDEMEDLDLDVSLPESVIVVEWGEGKVEELTEDRLQVVIHRAVGDTTDEVRHVTLSGLGERWAEAGLESLTA
- the glmS gene encoding glutamine--fructose-6-phosphate transaminase (isomerizing), with amino-acid sequence MCGIVGYVGSQSALDVVMAGLKRLEYRGYDSAGVAVLADGGLASAKKAGKLVNLEKELVERPLPTGATGIGHTRWATHGGPTDGNAHPHLDNAGRVAVVHNGIIENFAVLRTELAERGHELTSETDTEVVAHLLGEEFSATADLAEAMRLVCRRLEGAFTLVAVHADEPDVVVGARRNSPLVVGVGEGEAFLASDVAAFIAHTRSAIELGQDQVVELRRDGVTVTGFDGRPAEVHSYHVDWDASAAEKGGYDYFMLKEIAEQPKAVADTLLGRIDPSGSLTLDEVRISPSELREIDKVVIVACGTAFHAGLIAKYAIEHWTRIPCEVELASEFRYRDPILDGRSLVIAISQSGETMDTLMALRHAREQGSKVLAICNTNGSTIPRESDAVLYTHAGPEVAVASTKAFLTQLVACYLVALYLGQVRGTKWGDEIQAVIKDLSRISEEVDRVLETMEPVRALARTLALKNTVLFLGRHVGYPVALEGALKLKELAYMHAEGFAAGELKHGPIALIEEDVPVVIVVPSPRGRSVLHDKIVSNIQEIRARGARTIVIAEEGDEAVAPYADHLIRIPATPTLLQPLVATVPLQVFACELATARGNDVDQPRNLAKSVTVE
- a CDS encoding L,D-transpeptidase family protein, which gives rise to MISRRIASRAAAVLLAAVTALPSTANAAAGAPAPPAPAPAPELDLVPGVAPGPGQPWQIDTPDEALPPTVYTPTEAEDAVEPKEAAPGAYDLIEYVPLDDAVSKVSCSKKTGPYQRQVERWLKLKADGKQSAADCEAIRAFQTKHKIKPASGFAGPITWSTMMLIGAKKDPNAAKKCPVRSYKVACVDLDRQLTWVQEDSKVVFGPVPMRSGRTGHLTRKGWHTVYWRHKNHVSTLYDEPMPYAQFFDGGEAFHAVYGSIYTTVGSYGCVNMKLKDARKLWDVLKKGDHVYVWGKRPGS
- a CDS encoding alpha/beta fold hydrolase gives rise to the protein MSESSAEVVADVVASAAAASAAGAAGSWRRATGIAGTAIGVLAAGAAAGVAIERMTVGRGMRRKARLALDSAGPYGTLRGTPGKAQADDGTELYYEVDDAEPDPGPNVSPRRRRLFGRKAPAPVTVVFSHGYCLNQDSWHFQRAALRGVVRTVHWDQRSHGRSGRGMAQTRDRVPVTIDQLGRDLKAVLDAAVPDGPIVLVGHSMGGMTMMALAAQYPELIRDRVVATALVGTSSGRLGEVNFGLPLAGVNAVRRILPGVLKALGQQAELVEKGRRATADLFAGIIKRYSFAGRDVDPAVERFAERMIESTPIDVVAEFYPAFTDHDKTEALACFRDMPVLVLAGVRDLVTPSEHSEAIADLLPDAELVLVPDAGHLVMLEHPEVVTDRLADLLTRAGAVPAGATVMGYGSTSSTAGPR
- a CDS encoding holo-ACP synthase, with protein sequence MSIIGVGIDVAEIDRFRASLERTPGMAERLFVERELLLPSGERRGIASLAARFAAKEALAKALGAPPGLHWTDAEVLVEDSGQPRLRVTGTVAARAAELGVRSWHVSLSHDAGIASAVVVAEG